One genomic window of Ottowia oryzae includes the following:
- a CDS encoding Bug family tripartite tricarboxylate transporter substrate binding protein, whose amino-acid sequence MTVTRRAAAAAFLIACLPAAAFASGNWPEKPIKLIVPFPPGGGGDNMARLVMNRVAQELGQPLVVENLSGAGGNVGSIAAVKAPADGYTLLYGTNGTFGINQTLYRKPGFSATNDFVPVGRLTTIAAMVVVRPGLGVKTMGELTKLLKANPGKYTFASAGNGTTSHMAGEMLKTALGAFVVHVPYRGGAPAITDVIGGQVDYMIDVMPNTAPQVRGGKLLGLAVSTAKRVPGFDNVPTIAESGVAGFDVGAWDAIFAPKGTPAEVVDKVNAAIRKVLADPEMQNQLASRGAVASPSTPAELRSFVATEVDRWGKAVKQSGATID is encoded by the coding sequence ATGACAGTGACCCGCCGAGCGGCTGCGGCCGCCTTTCTGATCGCCTGCCTGCCTGCCGCTGCTTTCGCCAGCGGCAACTGGCCGGAAAAGCCCATCAAACTGATCGTGCCGTTCCCACCCGGTGGCGGCGGCGACAACATGGCCCGCCTGGTGATGAACCGCGTGGCGCAGGAGTTGGGCCAGCCGCTGGTGGTGGAAAACCTGTCCGGCGCCGGCGGCAACGTGGGCAGCATCGCGGCTGTGAAGGCGCCGGCCGATGGCTACACGCTGCTGTACGGCACCAACGGCACTTTCGGCATCAACCAGACGCTGTACCGCAAGCCGGGCTTTTCGGCCACCAACGACTTTGTGCCGGTCGGCCGGCTCACCACCATCGCTGCCATGGTGGTCGTGCGGCCCGGCTTGGGCGTGAAGACGATGGGCGAGCTGACCAAGCTGCTCAAGGCCAACCCGGGCAAATACACCTTCGCCTCGGCCGGCAACGGCACCACCTCGCACATGGCGGGCGAGATGCTGAAGACGGCGCTGGGCGCCTTCGTGGTGCACGTGCCGTACCGCGGCGGCGCGCCGGCCATTACCGATGTGATTGGTGGCCAGGTGGACTACATGATCGACGTCATGCCCAACACCGCGCCCCAGGTGCGCGGCGGCAAGCTGCTGGGCCTGGCGGTGTCCACCGCCAAGCGCGTGCCGGGCTTCGACAACGTGCCGACCATCGCCGAATCCGGCGTCGCCGGCTTCGATGTGGGCGCCTGGGACGCGATCTTCGCGCCCAAGGGCACGCCGGCCGAGGTGGTGGACAAGGTCAACGCCGCCATCCGCAAGGTGCTGGCGGACCCGGAGATGCAAAACCAGCTGGCCTCGCGCGGTGCCGTTGCTTCGCCCAGCACACCGGCCGAGCTGCGCAGCTTTGTCGCCACCGAGGTGGACCGCTGGGGCAAGGCGGTCAAACAGTCCGGCGCGACCATCGACTAA
- a CDS encoding Rieske 2Fe-2S domain-containing protein: MMTAAENDLLCRVEGDAPMGQLMRQHWTPVCLIEEVAEPDGAPVKARVYGEDLVVFRDSDGTVGVLDEKCPHRRVSLVYGRNEEGGLRCLYHGWKMDTQGNVLEMVSEPAASGFVEKVKHKAFPVQEWGGFVWAWFGAADKVPPFTPPAWAPTQDTRVSVAKVLLPCNWAQILEGAIDSAHSSSLHSSDMVPARVDGAQATENSWLRPSTDKSPRLQAQRGEYGFRYAAIRRPIKDAATHDYVRSTVFVAPYSVLIPPNNLYNVANVNVPMDDTHTAFYFIAWGHPSKTPETATWRRFLRQTIGIDLDDRYRPLRNEDNRFWQNREAMKAGNFTGITGFPNQDVAMWVSMGPIANRADERLGASDLAIVEFRKQMLEAVKAVQQGESAIGTGSKAIPAEVCAYQAVIPKTTDWREHAVHYVWLDKVERAEELEPSYSVGT, translated from the coding sequence ATGATGACCGCCGCTGAAAACGATCTGCTTTGCCGCGTCGAGGGCGATGCGCCCATGGGGCAGCTGATGCGACAACACTGGACGCCGGTTTGCCTGATCGAAGAAGTGGCCGAACCGGACGGTGCGCCGGTCAAGGCGCGCGTCTATGGCGAAGACCTGGTGGTGTTCCGTGATTCCGACGGCACCGTTGGCGTGCTGGACGAAAAATGCCCGCACCGGCGCGTATCCCTGGTGTACGGCCGCAACGAAGAGGGCGGCCTGCGCTGCCTCTACCACGGCTGGAAGATGGACACGCAGGGCAACGTGCTGGAGATGGTGTCGGAGCCGGCTGCCAGCGGCTTCGTCGAAAAGGTCAAGCACAAGGCTTTTCCAGTGCAAGAGTGGGGCGGTTTCGTCTGGGCCTGGTTCGGTGCGGCCGACAAGGTGCCCCCGTTCACGCCGCCCGCCTGGGCACCGACGCAGGACACACGCGTCTCGGTCGCCAAGGTGCTGCTGCCCTGCAACTGGGCGCAGATTCTGGAAGGGGCGATCGATTCGGCGCACTCGTCCAGCTTGCATTCGTCCGACATGGTGCCGGCGCGCGTGGACGGTGCCCAGGCAACCGAAAACAGCTGGCTGCGCCCCTCCACCGACAAATCGCCACGCCTGCAAGCCCAGCGCGGGGAATACGGTTTTCGCTACGCCGCGATCCGCCGCCCGATCAAGGATGCGGCGACGCACGACTATGTGCGCTCCACGGTGTTCGTCGCGCCGTACTCGGTGCTGATCCCGCCCAACAACCTCTACAACGTGGCCAACGTCAACGTGCCGATGGACGACACCCACACGGCGTTCTACTTCATTGCCTGGGGCCATCCCAGCAAGACGCCTGAAACGGCGACCTGGCGGCGCTTCCTGCGCCAGACAATCGGCATCGATCTGGACGACCGCTACCGTCCGCTGCGCAACGAGGACAACCGCTTCTGGCAAAACCGCGAGGCGATGAAGGCAGGCAACTTCACCGGCATCACCGGCTTCCCCAACCAGGACGTGGCGATGTGGGTCAGCATGGGCCCGATCGCCAACCGTGCGGACGAGCGCCTGGGCGCCAGCGATCTGGCGATCGTGGAATTCCGCAAGCAGATGCTCGAAGCCGTGAAGGCCGTCCAGCAGGGCGAGTCGGCGATCGGGACCGGCAGCAAGGCGATTCCAGCCGAGGTCTGCGCCTACCAGGCGGTCATCCCCAAGACCACCGATTGGCGCGAGCATGCGGTGCACTACGTCTGGCTCGACAAAGTCGAGCGCGCCGAAGAACTGGAACCGTCTTACTCCGTGGGAACCTGA
- a CDS encoding PhnD/SsuA/transferrin family substrate-binding protein, translated as MAKLQLSVAMGDYDRTRALLDGRVQIDGVDPVYMTLYPEEMFFRAMRSQEFDICELSFSSYTVKTANGDCPYIAVPVFLSRAFRHTSIYVRKDRIRKPEDLKGKRIGVPEYQLSANVWARAILQDDYGVHPEDVTWVRGGIETPGRPEKIPLKLPAGVRLESAPEDTTISDMLDRGEIDGFMAPRPPSAHVLANPNVGWLFDDPTATAKDYYKRTRVFPIMHVVGVRKTLAEQHPWLPGAVFKAFSQSKAAALEALSDTSATKVTLPFVEEQLKAAREAMGDDYWSYGVAPNRQTLETFLRHHHSQGLSSRHLTVEELFHPATYESYVI; from the coding sequence ATGGCCAAGCTGCAACTTTCCGTCGCCATGGGCGACTACGATCGCACGCGCGCTCTGCTGGATGGCCGTGTCCAGATCGATGGCGTGGACCCGGTCTACATGACGCTGTACCCGGAGGAGATGTTCTTCCGCGCCATGCGCAGTCAGGAGTTCGACATCTGCGAGCTCTCGTTTTCCAGCTACACCGTGAAAACCGCGAACGGCGACTGTCCCTACATCGCCGTGCCCGTCTTCCTGTCGCGCGCCTTCCGCCACACCTCGATCTACGTACGCAAGGACCGCATTCGCAAGCCGGAAGACCTGAAGGGCAAGCGCATCGGGGTGCCGGAATACCAGCTCAGCGCCAACGTGTGGGCGCGCGCCATTCTGCAGGACGACTATGGCGTGCACCCCGAAGACGTGACCTGGGTGCGCGGCGGCATCGAGACGCCCGGACGTCCCGAAAAGATTCCGCTGAAGTTGCCGGCCGGCGTGCGCCTGGAATCGGCGCCGGAGGACACCACGATTTCCGACATGCTGGACCGCGGCGAGATCGACGGCTTCATGGCGCCGCGACCCCCCAGCGCCCATGTGCTGGCCAACCCGAATGTGGGCTGGCTGTTCGACGACCCGACCGCCACCGCCAAGGACTATTACAAGCGCACCCGCGTGTTCCCCATCATGCACGTGGTGGGTGTGCGCAAGACACTTGCCGAGCAGCATCCGTGGCTGCCGGGTGCGGTGTTCAAGGCGTTCTCCCAATCCAAGGCAGCGGCGTTGGAGGCCTTGTCCGACACCTCCGCGACCAAGGTCACCCTGCCTTTTGTGGAAGAGCAGCTCAAGGCCGCGCGCGAGGCCATGGGCGACGACTACTGGTCCTACGGCGTCGCGCCCAACCGCCAGACGCTGGAAACCTTCCTGCGCCACCACCATTCGCAGGGCCTGTCCTCGCGCCACCTCACGGTGGAAGAGCTCTTCCATCCCGCGACGTACGAAAGCTACGTCATCTGA
- a CDS encoding MarR family winged helix-turn-helix transcriptional regulator, whose protein sequence is MNDRIGAERLLHHWRELLPEDRLAHLIRDVARMQMRALQQRLSEHDVSFGHWTFLRILWATDGLTQRELSESAGVMEPTTFSAVKAMEAAGLIERRQLAGNRKNVHIFLTDKGRALEPLLVPLAEEVNMVSTKGMPPRTIATVRKALLGMIENLAAEDPSRPAPVN, encoded by the coding sequence ATGAACGATCGAATCGGTGCCGAACGCCTTCTTCATCACTGGCGAGAACTTCTTCCCGAAGACCGCCTGGCGCACCTGATCCGCGACGTGGCGCGGATGCAGATGCGCGCCTTGCAGCAACGGCTGTCCGAGCACGATGTGTCGTTTGGCCACTGGACCTTTCTGCGCATCCTGTGGGCAACCGATGGGCTGACGCAGCGCGAGCTGAGCGAATCCGCGGGGGTGATGGAACCCACCACCTTCAGCGCGGTCAAGGCCATGGAAGCCGCCGGTTTGATCGAGCGCCGTCAGTTGGCCGGCAACCGCAAGAATGTCCACATCTTCCTGACCGACAAGGGCCGCGCGCTGGAGCCGCTGCTGGTTCCCCTGGCCGAGGAAGTGAACATGGTCAGCACAAAAGGCATGCCGCCCCGCACCATCGCCACCGTGCGCAAGGCACTGCTGGGCATGATCGAGAACCTCGCCGCCGAAGATCCCTCCCGCCCCGCGCCCGTCAATTGA
- a CDS encoding Gfo/Idh/MocA family protein — MSATAEPIRLGVLGLGRAFTLMLPTFLGDPRVRLVAAYDPHPGARAAFETTFGGVALGDEQSVCDHPDVEWVYLATPHQMHARHVQLAAERGKHVLVEKPMALSMADADTMVEVCARAGTRLIVGHSHSFNAPVLLAHELIASGRYGAVRMVHALQYTDFLYRPRRPEELDTARGGGVVFSQAAHQVDIVRLLAGGETRTVRALMGRWDASRPTEGAYSALLQFANGAFASISYNGYGFYDSDTQMDGVGEMGTAKARDAHQATRARLAAATSEAAEVDLKAARNFGGTAFTMPTLRGPDAAQHFGPVIVSCDLADLRLTPTGVEVVSQAGIEFVPIKLPEVPRAEVIDELWRVARDGALPAHGGEWSRATLEVCLAMLKSEASGTDIPLERQVAAPS; from the coding sequence GTGAGCGCAACCGCCGAGCCGATCCGCCTGGGCGTGCTGGGCCTGGGGCGTGCGTTCACGTTGATGTTGCCCACCTTCCTGGGCGACCCGCGTGTGCGGCTGGTCGCCGCCTATGACCCTCACCCTGGCGCGCGTGCCGCGTTCGAAACCACCTTCGGTGGTGTGGCGCTGGGCGACGAGCAGAGCGTGTGCGATCACCCCGACGTGGAATGGGTGTACTTGGCCACGCCGCACCAAATGCACGCACGCCACGTTCAGCTGGCGGCCGAGCGCGGCAAGCACGTGCTGGTTGAAAAGCCCATGGCACTCAGCATGGCCGACGCCGACACGATGGTGGAGGTGTGTGCGCGCGCGGGTACGCGCTTGATCGTCGGCCACAGCCACAGCTTCAACGCGCCCGTTTTATTGGCGCACGAGCTGATCGCCAGCGGACGCTATGGCGCGGTGCGCATGGTGCACGCCCTGCAATACACCGATTTCCTGTACCGCCCCAGGCGGCCCGAAGAGCTGGACACGGCGCGCGGCGGCGGCGTGGTGTTCAGCCAGGCGGCGCACCAAGTCGACATCGTGCGCCTGCTGGCCGGGGGCGAAACGCGGACGGTGCGCGCGCTAATGGGCCGATGGGATGCCAGCCGCCCCACCGAAGGCGCGTACAGCGCGCTGCTGCAGTTCGCCAATGGCGCATTCGCCTCGATCAGCTACAACGGTTACGGCTTCTACGACAGCGACACCCAAATGGACGGTGTGGGCGAAATGGGCACCGCCAAGGCGCGCGACGCGCACCAGGCCACGCGCGCGCGTCTGGCCGCCGCGACCAGTGAAGCGGCCGAAGTCGACTTGAAGGCGGCGCGCAATTTTGGTGGAACCGCCTTCACCATGCCCACCCTGCGCGGGCCGGACGCGGCGCAGCATTTTGGCCCGGTCATCGTCAGCTGCGACCTGGCCGATCTGCGCCTGACGCCGACCGGCGTCGAAGTGGTGTCTCAAGCCGGGATCGAGTTCGTGCCCATCAAGCTGCCGGAAGTACCCCGCGCGGAAGTGATCGACGAGTTGTGGCGGGTGGCGCGGGACGGTGCCCTGCCCGCCCATGGTGGAGAATGGTCGCGTGCGACGCTGGAAGTCTGTCTGGCGATGCTGAAATCTGAAGCCTCAGGCACCGACATTCCTTTGGAAAGGCAGGTTGCCGCCCCCTCATGA
- a CDS encoding PDR/VanB family oxidoreductase, protein MSTPETFRTLRVARAERAARDVQLFELRDPDGQLLPPFAAGAHVKVHTPSGHIRQYSLSNDAEERDRYVIAVKREADGRGGSRSMADNLHEGDLLPVGEPENLFPLDARAKSFVLIAGGIGITPMLAMARTLLNAGDRKFKLYYLTRSAEDTPFLAEIANSPLKPHVVIHHDEGNLQNSYDLWPELEKPGTPTGQHVYCCGPRGLMDAVKDMTGHWPSSTVHFESFGGDTKPHADDQPFTVKLARSGVELEVPVGRSILEVARDKGIDMASSCESGTCGTCKQRLLGGEADHRDMVLLDEEKADHVMICVSRAKSGPLVIDL, encoded by the coding sequence ATGAGCACCCCCGAGACATTCCGGACTCTGCGCGTGGCCAGGGCGGAACGCGCGGCACGCGACGTCCAGTTGTTCGAACTGCGTGACCCCGACGGACAGCTGCTGCCGCCGTTCGCCGCCGGCGCCCATGTCAAGGTCCACACGCCGTCCGGCCACATACGCCAGTACTCGCTCAGCAACGACGCCGAGGAGCGCGACCGTTACGTGATCGCGGTCAAGCGCGAGGCCGACGGCCGTGGCGGCTCGCGCAGCATGGCCGACAATTTGCACGAAGGCGACCTGCTGCCGGTGGGCGAACCGGAGAACCTGTTTCCGCTGGACGCGCGCGCCAAAAGTTTCGTGCTGATTGCCGGCGGCATCGGCATCACCCCCATGCTGGCGATGGCGCGCACCCTGCTGAACGCAGGCGACCGCAAGTTCAAGCTGTACTACCTGACCCGCAGCGCCGAGGACACGCCGTTTCTGGCGGAAATCGCCAACTCGCCGCTCAAGCCGCATGTGGTCATCCACCACGATGAGGGCAACCTGCAGAATTCCTACGACCTGTGGCCGGAGCTGGAAAAGCCGGGAACACCGACGGGGCAGCATGTCTACTGCTGCGGCCCGCGCGGGCTGATGGACGCGGTCAAGGACATGACCGGCCACTGGCCCAGCAGCACCGTGCACTTTGAAAGCTTTGGCGGCGACACCAAGCCTCATGCGGACGACCAGCCATTCACGGTGAAACTCGCGCGCTCCGGTGTGGAGCTGGAAGTCCCCGTCGGCCGCTCCATCCTGGAGGTCGCACGCGACAAGGGCATCGATATGGCCAGCTCCTGCGAAAGCGGGACCTGCGGGACTTGCAAGCAGCGCCTGCTGGGCGGCGAAGCGGACCATCGCGACATGGTGCTGCTGGACGAGGAGAAGGCCGACCACGTCATGATTTGCGTGTCGCGCGCCAAATCCGGTCCGCTGGTGATCGATCTGTGA